In one window of Sandaracinaceae bacterium DNA:
- a CDS encoding ATP-dependent RNA helicase, whose product MSEPRLPIDALRPAFAEALRTGPVVISAPTGSGKSTCVPAWLLESAPTGQVVWVIEPRRVACRALASRVASLLGTRLGERVGYRVRDDDRTGPGTQLVFATPGIALRQLAQVRAAHAVVVDELHERRLDVDLLLALLRHERTAGLVVMSATFAGDDIAQALGGTHLHAEGRTFPVRVAHVGHRPPDRDDLPERVAQALERAARDPGDVLVFLPGKGEIHAVHERLAQRRDVLTLNLHGGLTLDEQARVFEPAPRRKVILCTNVAETSLTVPGVGVVIDSGLVRRTRYHQGRGFLTLLPIADDSAEQRAGRAGRTAAGVCYRLWSETTRLAAATPPEVHRESLVPLVLGAAAAGVPVRALPFLDPPKEHALTQAEAELHALGALDEHGVTAAGRALSGLPLDAALGRLVVEAQAERARGEVVLADDLLCLVAGLAVGRPLFQGPPRELDLRDDSDPRASGCDVQAIIRAMREDAPPHVLHAPALREAHQLRDRLQQALALGSERAGAKSVPTTDHTQRPRPATSREALARAILAADARAAYVARRRKHGTAWANGGPELELGRESALRLKLERDEGRRDAPVVDAMLVLDTRALGANARETKLIATCAMPVPLAWLGQAGLGEERLGAVTKERGRITATLERVYAGVVLSTREAVPEGPLAREAIAQLFLAGRIFKGSVGEAKRRTQERALAAALSGTRVGESLGLTPCGPPPPLETFVAERLLELGVERTDDLALLSADDLLPDALPAYESQQLAEEFPVRLDVGDAQYVSEIDVEQRTVTLRMVRGTRKTPPPPNYIPRFGGYKVCAEAGRVLHVVRGPVR is encoded by the coding sequence GTGTCCGAGCCTCGCCTGCCCATCGATGCGCTGCGTCCCGCCTTCGCGGAAGCCCTGCGCACAGGGCCGGTGGTCATCTCGGCGCCCACGGGCTCGGGCAAGTCCACGTGCGTGCCGGCGTGGTTGCTGGAGAGCGCGCCCACTGGCCAGGTGGTGTGGGTGATCGAGCCGCGCCGCGTGGCGTGCCGGGCCCTCGCCAGCCGCGTGGCCTCGCTGCTGGGCACCCGCCTGGGTGAGCGCGTGGGCTACCGCGTGCGTGACGACGACCGCACGGGGCCGGGCACGCAGCTCGTCTTCGCCACGCCGGGCATCGCCCTGCGTCAGCTCGCGCAGGTGCGCGCCGCGCACGCCGTGGTGGTGGACGAGCTACACGAGCGGCGCCTCGACGTGGACCTGCTGCTCGCGCTCTTGCGCCACGAGCGCACGGCGGGGCTGGTCGTGATGTCCGCCACCTTCGCGGGCGACGACATCGCCCAAGCCCTCGGAGGCACGCACTTGCACGCCGAGGGCCGCACGTTCCCGGTGCGCGTCGCGCACGTGGGTCACCGGCCTCCCGACCGCGACGACCTGCCCGAGCGCGTGGCGCAGGCGCTCGAGCGCGCCGCCCGCGACCCCGGCGACGTGCTGGTGTTCTTGCCGGGCAAGGGCGAGATCCACGCCGTGCACGAGCGCCTCGCGCAGCGCCGTGACGTGCTCACGCTCAACCTCCACGGCGGGCTCACGCTCGACGAGCAGGCGCGCGTGTTCGAGCCCGCACCCCGCCGCAAGGTCATCCTGTGCACCAACGTGGCCGAGACGTCGCTCACCGTGCCGGGCGTGGGCGTGGTCATCGACTCGGGGCTGGTGCGCCGTACGCGCTACCACCAAGGGCGCGGCTTTCTCACCTTGCTGCCCATCGCCGACGACAGCGCCGAGCAGCGCGCCGGTCGCGCGGGCCGTACCGCCGCGGGCGTGTGCTACCGGCTGTGGAGCGAGACCACCCGCCTCGCGGCCGCGACGCCGCCCGAGGTGCACCGCGAGTCGCTCGTGCCGCTGGTGCTCGGCGCGGCGGCCGCGGGGGTGCCGGTGCGCGCGTTGCCGTTCCTGGACCCGCCGAAGGAGCACGCGCTCACGCAAGCCGAGGCCGAGCTGCACGCGCTCGGGGCGCTCGACGAGCACGGCGTGACGGCCGCGGGCCGCGCGCTCTCGGGGCTGCCGCTGGACGCCGCCCTGGGCCGCTTGGTGGTCGAGGCGCAGGCCGAGCGCGCGCGGGGCGAGGTGGTGCTCGCAGACGACTTGCTGTGCCTGGTGGCGGGGCTGGCGGTCGGGCGCCCGCTCTTCCAGGGCCCGCCACGCGAGCTGGACCTGCGGGACGACAGCGACCCGCGCGCGAGCGGCTGCGACGTGCAGGCCATCATCCGCGCCATGCGGGAGGACGCGCCGCCCCACGTCCTGCATGCGCCGGCGCTGCGCGAGGCGCACCAACTACGCGACCGCCTGCAGCAGGCGCTCGCGCTCGGTTCGGAGCGAGCGGGCGCGAAGTCCGTGCCGACGACCGACCACACGCAGCGTCCACGGCCCGCCACGTCCCGCGAGGCCCTGGCGCGCGCCATCCTCGCGGCCGACGCCCGCGCGGCCTACGTGGCGCGACGGCGCAAGCACGGCACCGCCTGGGCCAACGGGGGCCCCGAGCTCGAGCTGGGTCGCGAGAGCGCGCTGCGCCTCAAGCTGGAGCGCGACGAGGGGAGGCGTGACGCGCCCGTGGTCGACGCCATGCTCGTGCTGGACACCCGCGCCCTCGGCGCGAACGCACGCGAGACCAAGCTCATCGCGACCTGCGCCATGCCCGTCCCGCTCGCCTGGCTTGGGCAGGCGGGGCTGGGCGAGGAGCGACTCGGGGCCGTCACCAAGGAGCGCGGGCGCATCACGGCCACCCTCGAGCGCGTGTACGCGGGCGTCGTGCTGAGCACGCGCGAGGCCGTGCCCGAGGGGCCGCTGGCGCGCGAGGCCATCGCCCAGCTGTTCCTGGCCGGGCGCATCTTCAAGGGCTCCGTGGGCGAGGCCAAGCGCCGCACGCAAGAGCGCGCCCTGGCCGCGGCGCTCTCCGGCACGCGCGTCGGCGAGAGCCTGGGGCTCACCCCGTGCGGTCCCCCGCCGCCCCTCGAGACGTTCGTGGCCGAGCGCCTGCTCGAGCTGGGCGTCGAGCGCACCGACGACCTCGCGCTGCTCTCGGCGGACGACCTCTTGCCCGACGCGCTCCCCGCCTACGAGAGCCAGCAGCTGGCCGAGGAGTTCCCGGTGCGGCTCGACGTCGGCGACGCGCAGTACGTGAGCGAGATCGACGTGGAGCAGCGCACCGTCACGCTCCGCATGGTGCGTGGCACGCGCAAGACGCCGCCCCCGCCGAACTACATCCCGCGCTTCGGCGGCTACAAGGTCTGCGCCGAGGCCGGGCGCGTCCTGCACGTCGTGCGCGGGCCAGTCCGCTGA
- a CDS encoding GMC family oxidoreductase, whose amino-acid sequence MIHHLNDLSGGFDAEADVIVVGSGAGGAVAAANFAEAGLRTVVLEAGPQIAKEDMTRDGPRFMARYMWDGGLRIIQARSPVPIMQGRCLGGSTVMNSAIMLKIPDWVRQDWSRKNGLYWLEGEELDAGFERAFAGTKTAPTPMSVMGPRNRIVRDALVAANQPGKPLPRAVHDCEGCSDCLVGCSSGAKQSTDRSYIPRAVKDGAQVYTCAHVEQILMDGTRTVGVTGRVVDPVGRRPVGKFTVRAPRVVLAAGVMNTPVILQQSGINPRGRVGATLDVHLTGGVVARMEERVDPWIGATQGWGAISEEIRGMKFESLWAPPGLLLAKWGGLGESFLRELDEIKYFAVIAIVYRGKCSGSVTADRHGRPNMKFKVPDFEARNVFRGMKIAADGFLDVGARYVGAGTFPGVPAKMRTKRDTESLLSPKLGAKHMAMTGNHAFGSCRMTAASNEGPCDPDGKVRGVEGIYICDTSVFPSPTAVNPQATCMAVADVLTRRIVARA is encoded by the coding sequence GTGATCCATCACCTGAACGACCTGAGCGGGGGCTTCGACGCCGAGGCCGACGTCATCGTGGTGGGCAGCGGGGCGGGTGGGGCCGTGGCCGCCGCCAACTTCGCCGAGGCTGGGCTGCGCACGGTGGTGCTGGAGGCCGGCCCGCAGATCGCGAAAGAGGACATGACCCGCGACGGGCCACGCTTCATGGCGCGCTACATGTGGGACGGGGGCCTGCGCATCATCCAGGCGCGCTCGCCGGTGCCCATCATGCAGGGGCGCTGCCTGGGCGGCAGCACGGTCATGAACTCGGCCATCATGCTGAAGATCCCGGACTGGGTGCGGCAGGACTGGTCGCGCAAGAACGGGCTCTACTGGCTCGAGGGCGAGGAGCTGGACGCGGGCTTCGAGCGGGCCTTCGCGGGCACCAAGACGGCGCCCACCCCGATGAGCGTGATGGGCCCGCGCAACCGCATCGTGCGCGACGCGCTGGTCGCCGCGAACCAGCCGGGCAAGCCGCTGCCGCGCGCGGTGCACGACTGCGAGGGCTGCTCCGACTGCCTGGTGGGCTGCAGCAGCGGCGCCAAGCAGAGCACCGACCGCAGCTACATCCCGCGGGCCGTGAAAGACGGCGCCCAGGTCTACACCTGCGCGCACGTGGAGCAGATCCTGATGGACGGCACCCGCACGGTGGGCGTGACGGGCCGCGTGGTGGACCCGGTCGGCCGACGCCCGGTCGGCAAGTTCACGGTGCGCGCGCCGCGCGTGGTGCTCGCCGCGGGCGTCATGAACACGCCCGTCATCCTGCAGCAGAGCGGCATCAACCCGCGCGGGCGCGTGGGGGCCACGCTGGACGTGCACCTCACGGGCGGCGTGGTGGCGCGCATGGAGGAGCGGGTGGACCCGTGGATCGGCGCGACCCAGGGCTGGGGCGCCATCAGCGAGGAGATCCGCGGGATGAAGTTCGAGTCGCTGTGGGCGCCGCCAGGGCTCCTGCTGGCCAAGTGGGGCGGCCTGGGCGAGTCCTTCCTGCGCGAGCTGGACGAGATCAAGTACTTCGCGGTGATCGCCATCGTCTATCGCGGGAAGTGCAGCGGGAGCGTCACGGCCGACCGGCACGGGCGACCCAACATGAAGTTCAAGGTGCCCGACTTCGAGGCGCGCAACGTGTTCCGCGGCATGAAGATCGCGGCGGACGGCTTCCTGGACGTGGGGGCGCGCTACGTGGGCGCGGGCACCTTCCCCGGCGTGCCCGCGAAGATGCGCACCAAGCGCGACACGGAGAGCCTGCTGAGCCCCAAGCTGGGCGCGAAGCACATGGCCATGACCGGCAACCACGCGTTCGGCTCCTGCCGCATGACGGCCGCGTCCAACGAGGGCCCGTGCGACCCAGACGGCAAGGTGCGCGGCGTAGAGGGCATCTACATCTGCGACACCAGCGTGTTCCCGAGCCCCACGGCCGTGAACCCGCAGGCCACGTGCATGGCGGTCGCGGACGTGCTCACCCGGCGCATCGTCGCTCGGGCGTAG
- a CDS encoding serine/threonine protein kinase, translating into MISASLNDALATLTDALLSQPELDPLLRRHWREDPTDEDDLPAHLRAAADVLSAELPVLSVGEDPDVVLLSLLANHGGLVLLTWCSSSAWRGDTCMSAMLEVAVGEDDLAQAVSGAARERVVSGPLMDALACVPLMGDGSDLNHPMNAEVRARLEILVWEAGSCAWELPEFGAWIWRSPAAFDALIGTPAHGSLRGRVLAARCLEATVCAVTPHTSQELVGRTLSVLQPLLLHPEPLVWVHAARALGRLTGPLEELQGMLLDWVMGDSPVLRQRAMTAFASLPADRLGFLASQLVAIVRSPNEDPSVLAAIAAATPYLFFERRDIWDRLATRIYSGDGGAITARALARGLATLWRRGTLNEEIEPHLRRLRNRARRVRAGEFSDLRRWIEVIAVTDIVDGAERDPLDLELGLDNLMRLAAQYDDPEADARAARFAGSVATTFEEARRITLSEARPRQRAAAINAVEACARVFALRIWGPLLETSPDSIPVQEPMLEATWQTIAETPAHILDLVKQRRQDEGVEMPVDVPLEVLALRLGGYALDACGEEQFGPQAGQAAHDTCLWLRKLQGLADGSRHMPAPLETALSAIFWRLVDTARGTTLGVGDDVAWLGPFAAWWALVIDRPSMLERLATALPMMDTHALTHCCTQAETLRTVLSAGEDDGRWGEASATALAALHAQDTELAHALMALSQSLQRFSGAAGRHPELEALCQELVLAGDRVQAALADPVRALGIEGVPADDPATRDSLENAPRRAALMARAIRSRELSMLDVWLASLGPIASALLEAGIQAAIRRTPPPPPTKPKKEPQFIEGYELMQRIGEGGIGSVWLVRKPGADRMFVLKIPKREALANASETESAGILASFVEEAAALAGLYHPNVANIIDRGVSGGVPFLVLEYLIGADLQQYATARRMSLFELRDVVLGACAGLAGLHGAGLVHRDIKPANLWLRLPLARGERFDPQKHRDPAIVPPLATVVIDFGMVRAQHVSSDVAGRFVAGTAGYIAPEQVLDPVELDPRADVYALAGTIYNVTTGRSFFDEIENTRDRIIAHMSRDPFEDPERLKGFPPTMAKLLRAATANKPGDRPSPLEFGRLFASAL; encoded by the coding sequence ATGATCTCCGCCTCGTTGAATGACGCCCTGGCCACGCTCACCGACGCGCTCCTGAGCCAGCCCGAACTCGATCCGTTGCTGCGCCGTCACTGGCGTGAGGACCCGACGGACGAGGACGACCTGCCCGCGCACCTGCGGGCGGCGGCGGACGTGCTCTCGGCCGAGCTGCCGGTGCTCAGCGTGGGCGAGGACCCGGACGTGGTGCTGCTGTCGCTGCTGGCGAACCACGGGGGGCTGGTGCTGCTGACCTGGTGCTCGTCGAGCGCGTGGCGCGGGGACACGTGCATGTCCGCCATGCTCGAGGTGGCGGTGGGCGAGGACGACCTGGCCCAGGCGGTGTCGGGCGCCGCCCGTGAGCGCGTGGTGAGCGGCCCGCTGATGGACGCCCTCGCGTGCGTCCCGCTGATGGGCGACGGAAGCGACCTGAACCACCCGATGAACGCCGAGGTGCGCGCGCGGCTCGAGATCCTCGTCTGGGAGGCGGGCTCGTGCGCGTGGGAGCTGCCCGAGTTCGGGGCGTGGATCTGGCGCTCGCCGGCCGCGTTCGACGCGTTGATCGGGACGCCTGCGCACGGGTCCTTGCGTGGGCGCGTGCTGGCCGCGCGTTGCCTCGAGGCCACCGTCTGCGCCGTCACGCCGCACACCAGCCAGGAGCTGGTGGGGCGCACGCTGTCCGTGCTGCAGCCGCTGTTGCTGCACCCCGAGCCGCTCGTGTGGGTGCACGCCGCCCGCGCGCTCGGCCGCCTGACGGGGCCGCTCGAGGAGCTGCAGGGCATGCTGCTCGACTGGGTCATGGGCGACTCGCCCGTGCTGCGTCAGCGCGCCATGACCGCGTTCGCGTCGCTGCCAGCAGACCGCCTGGGCTTCCTGGCCAGCCAGCTGGTGGCCATCGTCCGCTCGCCCAACGAGGACCCCTCCGTGCTGGCCGCCATCGCGGCCGCGACGCCCTACCTGTTCTTCGAGCGGCGCGACATCTGGGACCGCCTGGCGACGCGCATCTACAGCGGTGACGGGGGCGCCATCACGGCGCGGGCCCTGGCGCGTGGGCTCGCCACGCTGTGGCGGCGCGGCACGCTCAACGAGGAGATCGAGCCGCACCTGCGCCGGCTGCGCAACCGCGCGCGGCGCGTGCGCGCGGGTGAGTTCTCCGACCTGCGGCGCTGGATCGAGGTCATCGCCGTGACCGACATCGTGGACGGCGCCGAGCGCGACCCGCTGGACCTCGAGCTGGGGCTCGACAACCTCATGCGCCTGGCCGCGCAGTACGACGACCCCGAGGCCGACGCCCGGGCCGCGCGCTTCGCGGGCTCGGTCGCGACCACGTTCGAGGAGGCGCGGCGCATCACGCTCAGCGAGGCGCGCCCGCGGCAGCGCGCGGCGGCCATCAACGCGGTGGAGGCCTGCGCGCGCGTGTTCGCGCTGCGCATCTGGGGCCCATTGCTGGAGACCAGCCCAGACAGCATCCCCGTGCAAGAGCCGATGCTGGAGGCCACCTGGCAGACCATCGCGGAGACCCCCGCGCACATCCTCGACCTGGTGAAGCAGCGGCGGCAGGACGAGGGCGTGGAGATGCCCGTGGACGTGCCGCTCGAGGTGCTGGCCCTGCGCCTGGGCGGCTACGCGCTGGACGCGTGTGGCGAGGAGCAGTTCGGGCCGCAGGCGGGCCAAGCGGCGCACGACACGTGTCTCTGGCTGCGCAAGCTGCAGGGGCTGGCAGACGGCTCGCGGCACATGCCCGCGCCGCTCGAGACGGCCCTCAGCGCCATCTTCTGGCGCTTGGTGGACACGGCCCGCGGCACCACGCTGGGCGTAGGCGACGACGTGGCCTGGCTCGGACCCTTCGCGGCCTGGTGGGCGCTGGTCATCGACCGTCCCTCCATGTTGGAGCGGCTGGCCACCGCGTTGCCCATGATGGACACGCACGCGCTGACCCACTGCTGCACGCAGGCCGAGACGCTGCGCACCGTGCTGTCGGCGGGAGAAGACGACGGACGGTGGGGTGAGGCCTCCGCGACCGCGCTCGCGGCGCTGCACGCGCAGGACACCGAGCTGGCGCACGCGCTGATGGCGCTCTCCCAGTCGCTGCAGCGCTTCAGCGGGGCCGCGGGGCGGCACCCGGAGCTGGAGGCCCTGTGCCAGGAGCTGGTCTTGGCGGGCGACCGCGTGCAGGCCGCGCTGGCCGACCCGGTGCGCGCGCTCGGCATCGAGGGGGTGCCCGCCGACGACCCGGCCACGCGCGACAGCCTCGAGAACGCGCCGCGCCGCGCCGCGCTGATGGCGCGCGCCATCCGCTCACGCGAGCTCTCCATGCTCGACGTCTGGCTGGCGTCGCTCGGCCCCATCGCGTCGGCCCTGCTGGAGGCGGGCATCCAGGCGGCCATCCGGCGCACGCCCCCGCCGCCGCCCACCAAGCCCAAGAAGGAGCCGCAGTTCATCGAGGGCTACGAGCTCATGCAGCGCATCGGCGAGGGCGGCATCGGCTCGGTGTGGCTGGTGCGCAAGCCCGGCGCAGACCGCATGTTCGTGCTCAAGATCCCCAAGCGCGAGGCGCTGGCCAACGCGTCCGAGACGGAGAGCGCGGGCATCCTCGCCTCGTTCGTGGAGGAGGCCGCGGCGCTGGCGGGCCTGTACCACCCCAACGTGGCGAACATCATCGACCGCGGCGTGTCGGGGGGCGTGCCCTTCCTGGTGCTGGAGTACCTCATCGGCGCGGACCTGCAGCAGTACGCGACGGCGCGGCGCATGAGCCTGTTCGAGCTGCGTGACGTGGTGCTGGGGGCCTGCGCGGGCCTGGCCGGCCTGCACGGCGCGGGCCTGGTGCACCGCGACATCAAGCCCGCCAACCTGTGGCTGCGCCTGCCCCTCGCGCGCGGTGAGCGCTTCGACCCGCAGAAGCACCGCGACCCCGCGATCGTGCCGCCGCTCGCCACCGTGGTGATCGACTTCGGCATGGTGCGCGCGCAGCACGTCTCGAGTGACGTGGCCGGGCGCTTCGTCGCAGGCACCGCGGGCTACATCGCGCCCGAGCAGGTGCTCGACCCGGTGGAGCTGGACCCGCGCGCGGACGTCTACGCGCTGGCCGGCACCATCTACAACGTGACGACAGGGCGCTCGTTCTTCGACGAAATCGAGAACACCCGCGACCGCATCATCGCGCACATGAGCCGCGACCCGTTCGAGGACCCCGAGCGCCTGAAGGGCTTCCCGCCCACCATGGCCAAGCTGCTGCGCGCGGCGACGGCCAACAAGCCCGGTGACCGGCCGAGCCCGCTCGAGTTCGGGCGCTTGTTCGCGAGCGCGCTGTAG
- a CDS encoding AAA family ATPase, which yields MTQRLDHRRAQAMRRFAEFFTELKGTFREREDVLDQVALALLAREHVLMTGPPGTAKSQLSSAVVGRIRCEQSGQPSLFSRQFTESTVQTDLIGPVNFKTLTETGRTEHFTDEGMLGAVHAFLDEVLDGRDMLLRSTLNVLEERELKQGTRVTKGAIECALMTSNRYLAEVLQDSRETLLAFVDRIAFVNFVPRGFARSESLDAVLAGTVGKHRQPLRAPLSIQDLDVLQAMVEQVEVPAHVLTQLRELVESFEREQRLAERADPHFVPTRYLSTRTVVRLGKLLRAICVFDKANHRPERALRVELDDLGLLRLSLLLAGPRTADIEALIERESDPRERRQLKVMAREHELFAQCLRKLTLRQPSLDPTHPAHPAQEEHGAEPGTPRRTIRDTRPEFEALGATDTDAEGTDGHAGAAHEAEREAEREAERLGLQLVAESAAALRAGWLVSGADDALHVARDLAARADALTSTEAVGEATSNTALARWLRRRALRELVVGVQMANEPGGPSPSCPTSTEEALRVSRERIARMQGVLRLREELEAQLAAHGAASHTGPHGAGSAGRDAAHAARAPAGRDAAHATRESPGRDPWHAARAPASGATFDPEGDDDRAFRAGLGRLREALRLWWDAALRTRVQETTGAAERDDLGAVLDALDTVRAPLDALDHELGALEQMVGGADDGGPREAFGITVAGPRLRPLVRAAYGRLQLADRRALVTRVRELVTRLDKLTLGDAVGIDEHLAWAAEALLRTETRTPSIPPITDLSGYRELRRHEANSAASAVLAEVALVLLEAEGLREGATLDPADVAACFEGQPEETARALGRSDLDRVERAMDALELWWTNAKGRGAVLPSELSGVLLDERALQRFWLECRLTGQVFPAVRAEASALEQRIVALKGALSDAVAAHERHQAERAWDELLASIGDGPTADERR from the coding sequence ATGACGCAGCGCCTGGACCACCGCCGCGCGCAGGCCATGCGCCGCTTCGCCGAGTTCTTCACAGAGCTCAAGGGGACCTTCCGCGAGCGCGAGGACGTGCTGGACCAGGTGGCCCTGGCGCTCTTGGCGCGCGAGCACGTGTTGATGACGGGGCCGCCGGGCACGGCCAAGAGCCAGCTCTCGAGCGCGGTCGTGGGGCGCATCCGCTGCGAGCAGAGCGGACAGCCCAGCCTGTTCAGCCGGCAGTTCACGGAGAGCACCGTGCAGACCGACCTGATCGGCCCCGTGAACTTCAAGACGCTGACCGAGACGGGACGCACGGAGCACTTCACCGACGAGGGGATGTTGGGCGCCGTGCACGCCTTCTTGGACGAGGTGCTGGACGGACGCGACATGCTGCTGCGCAGCACGCTGAACGTGTTGGAGGAGCGCGAGCTGAAGCAGGGCACGCGCGTCACCAAGGGCGCCATCGAGTGCGCGCTGATGACGAGCAACCGCTACCTGGCGGAGGTGCTGCAGGACAGCCGCGAGACGCTGCTGGCGTTCGTCGACCGCATCGCGTTCGTGAACTTCGTGCCGCGCGGCTTTGCGCGCTCCGAGAGCCTGGACGCCGTGCTCGCGGGCACGGTGGGCAAGCACCGGCAGCCGCTGCGCGCCCCGCTGAGCATCCAGGACCTGGACGTGCTGCAGGCGATGGTGGAGCAGGTGGAGGTGCCCGCGCACGTGCTGACGCAGCTGCGCGAGCTGGTGGAGTCGTTCGAGCGCGAGCAGCGCCTGGCCGAGCGGGCGGACCCGCACTTCGTGCCCACGCGCTACCTCTCCACGCGCACGGTGGTGCGCCTGGGCAAGCTGCTGCGCGCCATCTGCGTGTTCGACAAGGCCAACCACCGGCCCGAGCGCGCGCTGCGTGTGGAGCTCGACGATCTCGGCCTGCTGCGCCTGAGCCTGTTACTGGCGGGGCCACGCACGGCGGACATCGAGGCGCTGATCGAACGTGAGAGCGACCCGCGCGAGCGACGCCAGCTGAAGGTCATGGCGCGCGAGCACGAGCTGTTCGCGCAGTGCCTGCGGAAGCTCACCCTCCGGCAGCCGAGCCTCGACCCCACGCACCCCGCGCACCCCGCGCAGGAGGAGCACGGCGCCGAGCCCGGGACGCCGCGGCGGACGATCCGCGACACACGCCCCGAGTTCGAGGCGCTGGGCGCGACCGACACGGACGCCGAGGGTACGGACGGCCACGCGGGGGCCGCGCACGAGGCCGAGCGCGAGGCCGAGCGCGAAGCCGAGCGGCTGGGGCTGCAGCTGGTCGCGGAGAGCGCGGCGGCGCTGCGCGCGGGATGGCTCGTGTCCGGCGCAGACGACGCGCTGCACGTCGCGCGGGACCTCGCGGCGCGCGCCGATGCCCTCACCAGCACGGAGGCCGTGGGAGAGGCGACGTCGAACACCGCCCTCGCGCGCTGGCTGCGACGACGGGCGCTGCGCGAGCTGGTGGTGGGCGTGCAGATGGCGAACGAGCCCGGCGGGCCGTCGCCGAGCTGCCCGACCTCGACCGAGGAAGCCCTGCGCGTCTCGCGTGAGCGCATCGCGCGCATGCAGGGGGTGCTCAGGCTGCGGGAGGAGCTCGAAGCGCAGCTCGCCGCGCACGGGGCCGCTTCCCACACCGGCCCCCATGGCGCAGGGTCCGCTGGACGTGACGCTGCGCACGCCGCCCGCGCGCCTGCTGGACGTGACGCTGCGCACGCCACCCGCGAGTCTCCTGGACGTGACCCTTGGCACGCCGCCCGCGCGCCCGCCTCGGGCGCCACGTTCGACCCCGAGGGCGACGACGACCGCGCGTTCCGAGCCGGCCTCGGGCGACTGCGCGAGGCGCTCCGCCTGTGGTGGGACGCCGCGCTGCGCACCCGCGTGCAAGAGACCACGGGAGCCGCCGAGCGCGACGACCTGGGCGCCGTGTTGGACGCGCTCGACACCGTGCGCGCCCCGCTGGACGCGCTGGACCACGAGCTGGGTGCGCTGGAGCAGATGGTGGGCGGGGCAGACGACGGCGGCCCGCGGGAAGCGTTCGGCATCACCGTCGCGGGACCGCGTCTGCGCCCGCTGGTGCGCGCCGCCTACGGGCGGCTCCAGCTGGCGGACCGTCGCGCGCTGGTCACGCGGGTGCGCGAGCTGGTCACGCGGCTGGACAAGCTGACGCTCGGGGACGCGGTCGGCATCGACGAGCACCTGGCGTGGGCGGCCGAGGCCCTGCTGCGCACGGAGACGCGCACGCCGTCCATCCCGCCCATCACCGACCTTTCGGGCTATCGCGAGCTGCGCCGCCACGAGGCCAACAGCGCCGCGAGCGCGGTGCTGGCGGAGGTGGCGCTGGTGTTGCTGGAGGCAGAGGGGTTGCGAGAAGGGGCCACGCTCGACCCGGCGGACGTGGCGGCCTGCTTCGAAGGGCAACCGGAGGAGACGGCGCGCGCGCTCGGCAGGTCGGACCTCGACCGCGTGGAGCGCGCCATGGACGCGCTCGAGCTGTGGTGGACCAACGCCAAGGGGCGCGGAGCGGTGCTGCCGAGCGAGCTCTCGGGGGTGCTCCTGGACGAGCGCGCGCTGCAGCGCTTCTGGCTCGAGTGCCGGCTGACCGGGCAGGTGTTTCCCGCCGTGCGCGCGGAGGCGAGCGCCCTGGAGCAGCGCATCGTCGCGCTGAAGGGCGCGCTGAGTGACGCGGTGGCGGCGCACGAGCGGCACCAAGCCGAGCGCGCCTGGGACGAGCTGTTGGCGTCGATCGGGGACGGCCCGACGGCGGACGAGCGGCGCTAG